The sequence TATGGTCGTGATGGGACAACAGCTGATTTGGTTGATTATGGGAGCTGCTATTAGTTTTGTTGTCATGCTCTTTAGTACAGAATTCCTTTGGAAAATAACCCCTTATTTATATGGCTTAGGGTTAATTTTAATGATTTTTCCTTTGATCTTTTACAGTCCTGAGTTAGTTGCCTCGACAGGTGCTAAAAACTGGGTTTCCATTGGTTCAATGACCTTATTTCAGCCTTCGGAGTTTATGAAAATTTCTTATATCTTAATTTTAGCACGCTTAACAGTCACTTTTAAACAAAAGTATAAAGAAAAGAATTTGCAAGAAGATGGGAAACTTTTACTCTGGTTTGCACTGTTAACACTGCCTATTATGATTCTTTTGGCTCTGCAAAAAGATTTGGGAACTGCTATGGTTTTTATGGCTATTTTAGCTGGTCTGGTATTAATCGCAGGTATCTCTTGGCAAATTATTTTGCCGGTTATCGGTGCTGTTGCTTTGATAGTTGCTCTTTTTATGGTCGTTTTTCTAATTCCTGGCGGTAAGGAATTTCTCTATCATCATATGGGAGTGGATACCTATCAGATTAATCGTCTTTCAGCTTGGCTTAATCCCTTTGATTATGCTGGTAGTATTGCTTACCAACAAACTCAAGGCATGATTTCAATTGGTAGTGGTGGCTTATTTGGAAAGGGCTTTAACATTGTTGAACTTCCCGTTCCTGTTCGTGAAAGTGATATGATTTTTACAGTCATTGCTGAGAATTTTGGCTTTATTGGCGGCAGTATTGTGCTGGCCCTCTATTTAATTCTTATTTATCGTATGCTGCGTGTCACTTTTGCGTCAAACAATCTGTTTTATACTTATATTTCAACTGGTTTTATTATGATGATTCTTTTCCATATTTTTGAGAACATTGGAGCAGCAGTTGGTATCTTACCTTTAACAGGTATCCCGCTTCCTTTTATTTCCCAAGGAGGAAGTTCCTTGATTTCCAATTTGATTGGTGTTGGATTGGTCTTGTCTATGTCTTATCAAAATAGTCTCAATCAGGAAAAAGCCACAGAACGCTATTTTGCTCATATTAAAAAGGAGAGTCTTACAAGTTAAGGCTCTTTTGATATACGAATAAAAGTAAAATAGTTTTTAGAAAGCGGCAATAAGGTTGTGCCATAAGCACTGACAAAAGAAAATTGGCTGTTATAACAATACTTAAGGGAATTTTCGAGATTTTTAGTTTGAAGCTTATAATGGAACTGAGAAATATTGTTGCAATGCTTAATACGAAGAATCAATAATATTTCTTATATTAAGCTAATACAAATGTAAGCCAATAGCCATAGCGTTGGTATTTCGTTTTGCCATCTCTACTACCAAGGGAGCTGTTAAAAAGTTATGAATATAAGTTCTTATTATAACCAGACTCTAAAAAGCTCGAAATCGGATTGAGATATTAAAGCAACAAAGGGATAAGGCTTGGTTTTCTTAGGAGCGTACCTGTAAAAAATCTCAAAAATATGTTATAATGAAAGGCATGAATTATCATGATTACATCTGGGATTTAGGCGGAACATTACTGGATAACTATGGTATGTCAACCAAAGCGTTTGTTGCGACTTTAGCTGATTTTGGGCTTACTGCAACTTATAAGCAGGTTTATGATAAACTTCGGGAGTCTACGGATACTGCCATTTCTTATTTTGTTCCAAATTGTCCAGCATTTCGAGAGGCATATAAGAAAAATGAAGCTGCATTTTTAGAAAAACCTATTCTTTTTGCAGGAGCTAAGGAAGTTCTTGAGAAGATTGTTGCTGGCGGAGGGCGGAATTTTTTGGTCTCTCACCGCGATAATCAGGTTTTGGAAATTTTAGATAAAACAAAGATTACTTCTCTTTTTACAGAAGTTGTTACTGCCAGTAATGGCTTTGCCAGAAAACCAGATCCAGCCAGTATGCTCTATTTAAAGAAAAAATATACTATTACAAAAGCTCTTGTCATTGGTGATCGAAAGATTGATGTTCAAGCAGGTCAGGCAGCTGGTTTTGATACTGTTTTAGTAGACGGGTCAAAGTCTTTGATAGAAAGCATAAAATGAAGGTAAAGGGAAAGAATGACAGAAGAAAATAAAAATTTAGATCAATTAGCACAAGAGTATGATGCCAGTCAAATTCAAGTCTTGGAAGGACTTGAAGCTGTTCGTATGCGCCCAGGGATGTACATTGGTTCAACTTCAAAAGAAGGGCTGCATCATCTTGTTTGGGAAATTGTTGACAACTCCATTGATGAAGCTTTGGCAGGCTTTGCCAGTCACATTCAAGTTTTCATTGAAGAGGACAATTCTATTACGGTTATTGATGATGGTCGTGGTATTCCAGTTGATATTCAACAAAAAACAGGTCGTCCAGCTGTAGAAACCGTCTTTACTGTTCTCCATGCAGGAGGGAAATTTGGCGGCGGCGGTTATAAGGTATCTGGAGGCCTTCACGGTGTTGGTTCTTCTGTCGTTAATGCTCTTTCAACACAGTTGGATGTTCGTGTCCATAAGAATGGCAAGATTCATTATCAAGAGTATCATCGCGGAGTGGTTGCTGAAGATTTAAAAGTCATTGGTGATACAGATATTACTGGAACGACTGTTCACTTCACACCAGATCCTGAGATTTTTACAGAAACAACCGAATTTGATTTTGATAAATTAGCCAAACGTATTCAAGAGCTTGCTTTTTTGAATAAGGGTTTGAAAATTTCAATTACCGATAAACGCTCTGGACAAGAAAGAAAAGAAGAATTTCACTATGAGGGCGGTATTGTCAGTTATGTAGAATTCATCAATGAAAATAAAGAAGTTATTTTTGATAAACCGATTTATACAGATGGTTCTTTGGATGGTATTTCTGTCGAAGTAGCCATGCAATACACAACTGGTTTTCATGAAAATATCATGAGTTTTGCTAATAATATTCACACTCATGAAGGTGGAACGCATGAACAAGGATTTCGTACGGCTCTGACACGTGTTATCAATGATTACGCCAAGAAAAATAAAATCCTTAAAGAAAATGAGGATAATTTAAACGGTGACGATGTTCGTGAAGGCTTGACGGCCATCATTTCGGTTAAGCATCCTAATCCGCAGTTTGAAGGACAAACCAAGACCAAATTGGGAAATTCAGAAGTTGTTAAAATTACCAATCGACTTTTCAGCGATGCTCTCAATCGGTTTTTGTTAGAAAACCCGCAAATCGCTAAAAAGATTGTTGAAAAAGGGATACTGGCATCTAAAGCTCGTATTGCGGCTAAAAGAGCGCGTGAAGTGACTCGGAAGAAATCCGGACTTGAAATCTCAAATTTACCGGGCAAATTGGCAGATTGTTCCTCTAATGATCCCATCCAGAATGAGCTCTTTATCGTGGAGGGAGATTCAGCTGGCGGTTCTGCTAAGTCTGGCCGTAATCGTGAATTTCAAGCAATCTTACCTATTCGCGGTAAAATTCTAAATGTTGAAAAAGCTACCATGGATAAGATTTTGGCCAATGAAGAAATCAGAAGTCTCTTCACAGCGATGGGAACAGGTTTTGGGGCAGAATTTGATGTTTCTAAATCGCGCTATCAAAAATTGGTGATTATGACTGATGCTGATGTTGATGGGGCTCATATTAGAACCTTACTTTTGACACTTATTTATCGTTTCATGCGTCCGGTGCTTGAAGCAGGCTATGTTTATATCGCGCAACCGCCTATTTATGGTGTTAAGGTTGGCAGTGATATTAAAGAATACATTCAGCCCGGAAATGATCAAGAAGAAAAATTGCAGGAAGCTTTAGAAAAGTACAGTCAAGGACGTTCAAAACCGACCGTTCAGCGCTATAAGGGACTTGGGGAAATGGATGATCATCAGCTTTGGGAAACAACTATGAATCCGGATAATCGCTTGATGGCACGTGTTTCATTGGACGACGCTGCTGAGGCTGACAAGATATTTGATATGCTTATGGGAGATCGTGTTGAACCTCGTCGTGGTTTTATTGAAGAAAATGCGGTTTATAGTACGCTTGACATTTAATCGGAAATTTTTTTGAAAAGCAAGTAGAAGTATGTTATAATCGTAACGTTATGGACTACTTTGAATAATAATAAAGACAATTTAAGGAGATTGAGATGTCTAGCGGAATTGTATTGCTGATAGTGGCAATTGTATTGGTAGTGATTGTTGCCTATCTTATTGCTATTATTATCAGAAAACGAAATGATTCGTTAATCACAAAATTGGAAGAACGCAAACAAAATCTTTTTGATTTGCCCGTCAATGATGAAATTGAAGAAGTAAAAAAACTGCATTTGATTGGTCAAAGTCAAACGACTTTTCGTGAATGGAATCAAAAATGGGTTGATTTGTCACTCAATTCATTTAGTGATATTGAAAATCATATTTTTGAAGCAGAAAACCTTAATGATACCTTTAATTTCATTCGTGCTCATAGTCAAATTAATAATATTGAAAGCCAGTTAAATCTAGCAGAAGAAGATATTAAGGCAATCAGAGAAGCGCTTGCTGTTTTGAAAGAGCAGGAAGAAAAAAACAGTGCTCGTGTTTTACATGCGCTTGAAATGTATGAAACTTTGCAGGCTTCTATTGAAGAAGGGGATAGCAATTTTGGCATTACCATGCCTGAAATCGAAAAGCAGCTCAAAAATATTGAAGCTGAATTCTCGCAATTTGTAACTTTAAATTCATCTGGAGATCCTGTTGAAGCATCGGAAATTCTGGATCGTGCTGAAGAACATACCATTGCTCTTGGGCAAATGACAGAGAAAATTCCTGCTATTGTAGCTAAATTAGAAGATGATTTCCCAGATCAATTGGATGATTTGGAATCAGGCTACCGCCGTCTTTTGGAAGAAAATTATCATTTCCCTGAAAAGAATATTGAGGAACGTTTTCAAGAAGTTCGTGAAGCTATTGGCAATAATTCCAATGAACTTGTCTCTCTAGATCTTGATAAGGCTGAGTCTGAAAATGAATCAATTCAGAAAAAAATTGATTCTCTTTATGATATTTTTGAACGTGAAATTCGTGCCCATAAGAAAATTGTCAAAAGTAAGAAAATCATTCCAGCATATTTGGAACATGCTAAGAAAAATAATGAGCAGTTAGAAACAGAAATTGAGCGTCTCAATCACAGATATATCTTAAATGAAAAAGAAGAACTCAATGTGCGTGATTTCAATGAAGAAATGGCTAGTGTAGAAAAAGATGTCTTGCCGATTATTGAAAATTTTGATACTCAAGAAAAACCATTCTCTGTTTTGGAAGATAAATTTGATCGTGCTATTAAGAAACTTGACCTTGTTGAAGAAGGTCAGCTGGATGTTTTTAATAGCTTAAAAGATATTGAAAATGTTGAAAAGACAGCACGTCAGAAATTGGATAGTTATATTAATCGGCTTCATGCCATTAAACGTTTTATGGAAAAACGCAATTTGCCCGGTATTCCGCAAGATTTTCTCAGTGTTTTCTTTACAACAAGTGCTCAGTTAGAAGCCTTAATGGATGAGTTGAATCGTGCTCGTATTCATATTGAAACGGTTAATCGGATGACAGAAGCAGCAACAGCAGCTGTAGAGAATTTGGAAGAAACGGCTTACCGTGTTGTTCAAAATGCAACATTAACAGAGCAGTTGCTGCAGTATTCAAACCGTTACCGCAGTTTTGAACCAAGTGTTCAAGAAAGCTTTGATATTGCCCTTAAGCTTTTTGAAACTGATTATGACTACCAAGGTTCTTTTGATGAAATTTCTTATTCTCTCGAAACAGTAGAACCTGGTGTTACCGATCGTTTCGTTTCTTCATATGAGAAAACACGTGAAACCATTCGATATTAATGATACTGTGTCAAACATTTGATGCTATATAGATTGAGAGTTTGGGATTTTTGTCTCAAACTCTTTCTATAGCAGGTGGAGCCCTTGGACTGGCTGGTGCGGCTGTTGATACATGGGAATCATGGATTTAAAGAAAGTATTTAAAATGCATTTTCCTAAATTTATTAGCCTTATCATGGGAGCTATACCGATACTGTTACTTTTACTGGTTATCTTTCCAAATAATAAAATGAGACTGCTCATCTATGTCTTACTCGTGATCAATGCACTGGCAATTATTTGTATTTATTTGAAAAATAAATATTTTAATCACTAACTATTTGATTTCTCTGTATAGTAGGGGGTGTAGATGTAGTCGAGTGTTGGTTTCTGCGGAGCTTGTCTTGGGTTTAGCGCTGCAGCAATCGCAGAAGCTTCAAATCCAGTTGGTTGGGTATTTCTGGGTGCTCAAGGTTTGGCATTAGCTGCTGAAATTGCATATACTCAGCAGTAAGGAAATGAGGTGTGGAATTTTGACAGAAAAAACGAATCAAAAAAGGATACTGAAATTATTGGCCATGCTGTTGGCTTCAATGGCACTTGCTTGGCTCTTGTGGCCAATATCAAAAGTTTTAGCTGGTTTTGTATTAATTTTAATTATGGCTGCTGCTAGTTTTCAATTTTCGTCTGAAAAACAGTAAATAATTGAATTAATGGCCAAGAGCTTGGGAAAATAGTGACCTAGCTCAAACAAAGAAGCAAGGGCCTTAAACCCGTTGCTTTTTGAATAAGAGATAGTAGTAATAAATGCCATTACGATGATATCATAAGCCTTATCGCCCATTTATTGGCAGTCAGATAAAAATTTAAGGCTTGCAATATTCAGAATTTTCTTGTAAAATAAAGAAAATAGAAAAGCAATGAGAGAAAAAAATCTAAGAAATGAAACAGAGAGTATGGGAAGCTGAAAACATACAAAAAGCTTAGATAACACATTCTTGAGTGCGGGTGCCAAATCGTAGGAAAGTAGTGCTCGACGGGTTATTCACGTTACGAATAGGAGTTTCAAACTCCCTGAGGGTAGTCTTGGTGACAAGCTGCTGAATGAAGGTGGAACCACGTTTCAAGCGTCCTTGCAAGTTTTTTGCGAGGGCGCTTTTTTGAATAGTTTGTTGAGGTGGCATATGATTAGAGGATTACGACAAATTGAGCCTTATGTAGCAGGAGCTCAACCTGCTGAGAAAAAGATGATTAAGTTGAATACCAATGAAAATGCTTATGGTGCTAGTCCTAAAGTCCGTGAGGCTTTAGCCAATTTTGATGTTGATAGTTTACGTAAGTATTCGACGCTTGATCAGGCTGATTTGCGGGCTGCCTTGGCTAACAATTTAAAGGTTAAGCCTGAACAGTTGATGATTGCTAATGGTTCAGATGATGTTTTATCCATCGTTTTCTTGGCCTTTTTCAATAACGATGAACCCGTCCTTTTCCCAGATTTAACGTATGGTTTTTATAAGGTTTGGGCAGATCTTTATCGGGTTAACTATCATGAAATTCCTTTGGCTGAGGATTTCACCATAAACGCAGAAGACTATTTAGCTGATAATGGCGGGATTATCTTGACCAATCCTAATGCCCCTACTGGCATTTACAAGCCTCTGAATGAAATTGAAAAGCTTCTCAAAGCTAATCAAGATACCGTAGTCATTATTGATGAGGCTTATATCAGTTTTGGCGGTCAATCGGCTCTTTCCTTATTAGATAAGTATGATAATCTTGTTATTACACGTACCTTTTCTAAGGATGCGGCTTTAGCAGGTTTGCGCGTTGGTTATGCCATTGCCAATGAGCCTTTAATTGCTGTTATGAATGCTGTTAAACATTCCATCAATCCTTATTCTGTGGATTTGTTGGCTGAAAGGTTGGCGACGGCAGCCGTTGAAGACTGGTCCTATTATCAGGAAAATGCTAAAAAGATTCAAAAGACCCGAGCTTGGTTTTCTGAGCAGTTAGTCAAACAAGGTTTTGATGTTTTGCCTAGTCAGGCAAATTTTGTCTTGATAAAACCCAATGTTCTTGCGACAGCAAAGCTATTTGAAGAATTAGAAGCCAGAAAAATTTATGTCCGCTATTTTCCAAAAGTCGGACGGATTAAAGATTATTTGCGGATTTCGATAGGAAGGCAAGAGGAAATGGAAGAGGTCGTTAAGGCCATTGAGGAAATAAGAGGATGAAGAAAACAAATTTACCAGTTGGCATGCACGATAAGCTCTTCAAGCGAGCACGTGTCATGTATGAGATTGAGCGAGATATTAGTAATCTTTTAATTGAACAGGGTTTCAATCGCATTGAGACACCAACTCTGGAACATTTTGAAGTCTTTGCTGATGACGTTTCTTCTGAGCATTACCACCTTTTTGATAAGAAAGGCAATCTCCTCAGTCTGCGTCCCGACATTACCAGCCAAATCGGTCGCGTCATTGCTTCGACACGTGTTGAAACACCGATTAAGTTCTCTTATTCGGGCAAGGTTTTCAAGTATAATGAGGAGCTGCGCGGCTTGGCTAATGAGCACACACAAGCAGGTGTTGAAATTGTTGGCTACAAGGCTCAAGATGCCATTAAAGATGCCCTGCTTTCAGCTAAAAATGCTTTGAAAGCCAGCGGTTTAAAAGATTATAAATTTGAATTTTCTCATGCGCATATCTTGCAGATCATTTTTGCAAGTTTAGACATTCCTGAAACGGCTAAGAAAGATTTGGCCACTTTCATTCAAGATAAAAATGTCACAGGCCTTAACGAATTTACCCATCATTATCCTAGTGAATTTGATTCTTTGATAAGACAGCTTCCTTTTCTTTTTGGGGAGAGCTATCAGGTCTTAGAAAAAGCTCGCCAGTTAACTAATCATCAGACAATCTTATCAGCCTTGACTGATTTGGAAGGCTTGGTACAAGAACTGGCGGTTTCATTGTCAGAGATTACTTTGGATTTGGCACAAATTGCTAGTATGCCTTATTATACGGGACTTATGTTCAAAGTATTTGGCGATAAGATTCCAGATGCTTTTGTATCAGGTGGTCGCTATGATAAGCTGTTCGAGCGTTTTGGTGCTAAAGAATTAACAGCTATCGGTTGGGCACTTGATATTGATAGTGTTTATCAGGCTATCCATGATCACATTCGCTTTTAGGAGGGAATTATGACAAAACAATTAACCATTGCCTTGACAAAGGGGCGAATTGAAAGGGATACGGTCAAATTACTTGAAAGAGCGGGTTTTGACATGTCTTTCATGGCTGATAAGGGTCGTAATCTGATTTTTGAAAGTCCAGATAAAAGCTTTCGTTTTCTGCTTGTTAAAGCACCAGATGTCACAACCTATGTTCGTCATGGCGTAGCTGATATTGGTGTTGTGGGAAAAGATGTTCTCATTGAGCATCCAACAGGTTATTTGGAAATGCTGGATCTCAATTTTGGACTTTGCAAATTTTCAGTAGCTTCCACACCAGATTATAATCCTAGTGATCATAAACGCAAACGGATTGCGACCAAATATCCAACAGTTGCCAGAGACTTTTTCAATCAAAAAGGGGAGGATGTTGAGATTATTTCTATTCAAGGAAGTGTAGAAATTGCCCCTGTTATTGGTTTAGCGGATGCCATTGTCGATATTGTTGAGACAGGCAATACACTAGTTGCTAATGGCTTGGAAGTCTTTGAAGATATTTGTCGTATCTCAGCTCGCATGATTGTCAATAAAGCCAGTTTAAAAAATAAACCAGAATTATTGGCTTTCA comes from Streptococcus troglodytae and encodes:
- the gyrB gene encoding DNA topoisomerase (ATP-hydrolyzing) subunit B, which gives rise to MTEENKNLDQLAQEYDASQIQVLEGLEAVRMRPGMYIGSTSKEGLHHLVWEIVDNSIDEALAGFASHIQVFIEEDNSITVIDDGRGIPVDIQQKTGRPAVETVFTVLHAGGKFGGGGYKVSGGLHGVGSSVVNALSTQLDVRVHKNGKIHYQEYHRGVVAEDLKVIGDTDITGTTVHFTPDPEIFTETTEFDFDKLAKRIQELAFLNKGLKISITDKRSGQERKEEFHYEGGIVSYVEFINENKEVIFDKPIYTDGSLDGISVEVAMQYTTGFHENIMSFANNIHTHEGGTHEQGFRTALTRVINDYAKKNKILKENEDNLNGDDVREGLTAIISVKHPNPQFEGQTKTKLGNSEVVKITNRLFSDALNRFLLENPQIAKKIVEKGILASKARIAAKRAREVTRKKSGLEISNLPGKLADCSSNDPIQNELFIVEGDSAGGSAKSGRNREFQAILPIRGKILNVEKATMDKILANEEIRSLFTAMGTGFGAEFDVSKSRYQKLVIMTDADVDGAHIRTLLLTLIYRFMRPVLEAGYVYIAQPPIYGVKVGSDIKEYIQPGNDQEEKLQEALEKYSQGRSKPTVQRYKGLGEMDDHQLWETTMNPDNRLMARVSLDDAAEADKIFDMLMGDRVEPRRGFIEENAVYSTLDI
- the ezrA gene encoding septation ring formation regulator EzrA; amino-acid sequence: MSSGIVLLIVAIVLVVIVAYLIAIIIRKRNDSLITKLEERKQNLFDLPVNDEIEEVKKLHLIGQSQTTFREWNQKWVDLSLNSFSDIENHIFEAENLNDTFNFIRAHSQINNIESQLNLAEEDIKAIREALAVLKEQEEKNSARVLHALEMYETLQASIEEGDSNFGITMPEIEKQLKNIEAEFSQFVTLNSSGDPVEASEILDRAEEHTIALGQMTEKIPAIVAKLEDDFPDQLDDLESGYRRLLEENYHFPEKNIEERFQEVREAIGNNSNELVSLDLDKAESENESIQKKIDSLYDIFEREIRAHKKIVKSKKIIPAYLEHAKKNNEQLETEIERLNHRYILNEKEELNVRDFNEEMASVEKDVLPIIENFDTQEKPFSVLEDKFDRAIKKLDLVEEGQLDVFNSLKDIENVEKTARQKLDSYINRLHAIKRFMEKRNLPGIPQDFLSVFFTTSAQLEALMDELNRARIHIETVNRMTEAATAAVENLEETAYRVVQNATLTEQLLQYSNRYRSFEPSVQESFDIALKLFETDYDYQGSFDEISYSLETVEPGVTDRFVSSYEKTRETIRY
- the hisG gene encoding ATP phosphoribosyltransferase, with translation MTKQLTIALTKGRIERDTVKLLERAGFDMSFMADKGRNLIFESPDKSFRFLLVKAPDVTTYVRHGVADIGVVGKDVLIEHPTGYLEMLDLNFGLCKFSVASTPDYNPSDHKRKRIATKYPTVARDFFNQKGEDVEIISIQGSVEIAPVIGLADAIVDIVETGNTLVANGLEVFEDICRISARMIVNKASLKNKPELLAFIKKMEELVGDREVAFK
- a CDS encoding ATP phosphoribosyltransferase regulatory subunit; translated protein: MKKTNLPVGMHDKLFKRARVMYEIERDISNLLIEQGFNRIETPTLEHFEVFADDVSSEHYHLFDKKGNLLSLRPDITSQIGRVIASTRVETPIKFSYSGKVFKYNEELRGLANEHTQAGVEIVGYKAQDAIKDALLSAKNALKASGLKDYKFEFSHAHILQIIFASLDIPETAKKDLATFIQDKNVTGLNEFTHHYPSEFDSLIRQLPFLFGESYQVLEKARQLTNHQTILSALTDLEGLVQELAVSLSEITLDLAQIASMPYYTGLMFKVFGDKIPDAFVSGGRYDKLFERFGAKELTAIGWALDIDSVYQAIHDHIRF
- the hisC gene encoding histidinol-phosphate transaminase, giving the protein MIRGLRQIEPYVAGAQPAEKKMIKLNTNENAYGASPKVREALANFDVDSLRKYSTLDQADLRAALANNLKVKPEQLMIANGSDDVLSIVFLAFFNNDEPVLFPDLTYGFYKVWADLYRVNYHEIPLAEDFTINAEDYLADNGGIILTNPNAPTGIYKPLNEIEKLLKANQDTVVIIDEAYISFGGQSALSLLDKYDNLVITRTFSKDAALAGLRVGYAIANEPLIAVMNAVKHSINPYSVDLLAERLATAAVEDWSYYQENAKKIQKTRAWFSEQLVKQGFDVLPSQANFVLIKPNVLATAKLFEELEARKIYVRYFPKVGRIKDYLRISIGRQEEMEEVVKAIEEIRG
- a CDS encoding HAD-IA family hydrolase; protein product: MNYHDYIWDLGGTLLDNYGMSTKAFVATLADFGLTATYKQVYDKLRESTDTAISYFVPNCPAFREAYKKNEAAFLEKPILFAGAKEVLEKIVAGGGRNFLVSHRDNQVLEILDKTKITSLFTEVVTASNGFARKPDPASMLYLKKKYTITKALVIGDRKIDVQAGQAAGFDTVLVDGSKSLIESIK
- a CDS encoding FtsW/RodA/SpoVE family cell cycle protein, which encodes MASKKKPIDSRVDYSLILPVFFLVLIGLFSVYTATIHDYPSKIMVVMGQQLIWLIMGAAISFVVMLFSTEFLWKITPYLYGLGLILMIFPLIFYSPELVASTGAKNWVSIGSMTLFQPSEFMKISYILILARLTVTFKQKYKEKNLQEDGKLLLWFALLTLPIMILLALQKDLGTAMVFMAILAGLVLIAGISWQIILPVIGAVALIVALFMVVFLIPGGKEFLYHHMGVDTYQINRLSAWLNPFDYAGSIAYQQTQGMISIGSGGLFGKGFNIVELPVPVRESDMIFTVIAENFGFIGGSIVLALYLILIYRMLRVTFASNNLFYTYISTGFIMMILFHIFENIGAAVGILPLTGIPLPFISQGGSSLISNLIGVGLVLSMSYQNSLNQEKATERYFAHIKKESLTS